The Mycosarcoma maydis chromosome 22, whole genome shotgun sequence genome contains the following window.
GACCGCTGAtggtgagcgagatggacaGCAAGAGCGGCACCAAGATCGCCGTGCCGATGGGGACAAATCGACGAGGGTTGAGGAGTAAATAGAAGAACTGAGAGTGATGCAGCCGCTCGAGCAAGTTCGACATAGAGCGAACGAATGACTCGACGAGTCTGCCCATATGGAAGAATCCGTATGGACCAGTAGCGGGGACAGCGTAGAGGGTGATTGCATCAACGTGATGTCGCTGGAAGAAGCCGTGTGGACCACTAGCCCGTCCCGTGACACCGAAGCCTACTTGTCTAAGCGCTGCACGTACACCATTTTCGTagttgccgagctcgtaCTCAACATCCGAACGTAGACGAATGCCCCATTTCTGGGCCAGCCTCTGCACTGGCTCTTTGAGGTGTAAGGGGGCAGACCTCAGACCGAAGGTTAACGGCATTCCGCCAGTCACAGTATCTGCGATGCGAACGATCGTGTTGACGACATCCATGTTTGGTAATTGGCCATCGAAGCCCTCGTATTGAAcctcgagcgacgagaaAGAGTCAGAGGGATAGTCGATGGAGATTGCGTTCCACACCTGCGAGCCTCCAGCCGACACCGGATCCACCTGGAGTCCTTCGGACTTGCTGCCAAAGTAGGCAGAAGACCAGGCATGGATGCCTTCAAGATGGCCGTCGGAGATGACAAAGATGAGGTCTTTGCTCAAATGGGCTTGCGTGGTCAGATAGCGGGCTAGAGCAAGGATAGAGGCGACACCGCGTACATTGATGCGCCCTCTTTGATCGATACTGACGGTCTCGTCGAGATTCTCGGCAGGCGGAAAGGGGTCATCAGCACCTTGCCATCGGCTACGCCAGCTTGCTGTGAGAATGATGGCTTCACGGCCATCAATGCGGGGTGTAGCTGATCTCGCATACACGTTGATACCGGATAGCGCCGAGCCGTGATGGAGGGGGATCGAGTCGTATTTGTAGTGCTGACGGTTAACTTCTAGACCATATGATTGGAGCTCCCGGAAAACAAAGTCAGCACGCTCTGCACTGCTTGCATCTTTCAAGAAAGACACCTTTTCGGAGAGCATGTCGGCGTAAGTGACGTCGAAATAGTCCCAATAGACGCGGGCTTGACCAGGCTGAAGAGCATTCTCGTCGACGTAGGTGCCTTTCGACACGGGTGACTGTGGGTGTGGCAAGACGAGAATCAGGACAATGCTTGCCAGTACAAGGATTGGGCGGAGCAGAAGCAATAGTTTGCCGAGGAGTGCCAGCACACGGCGGCGGGTAGCGATGCGACGTCGAAAGGCGTCTCGTAGCTTTGCTTCCTTTGCTGCCTTGgcttttcgagcttgtgcgAGACGCAGCAGAGCCTCTTCGCGCACGTCGGCTGGATCGTTTGATGTTGAGGCCGTCTTTGAATCTGGCTCGGACGGCTTGCTGAGACGGAGATCGTCCGTCAAGAGCAAGGCTTCCACTTCGGCtccgtcgtcgtcttgagcAATGGAAGAGAGAGGACGCTTGGCTGTAACTAGGCCGGGCATGGTGAAGcagccaagcacaagcacgacaTGGCAcgccaagagcagcagcgacgatgtATCGGTGGAGGGAAAGACGTTCCAGCACCATTCCAGCACGACTGGCAATATCAATTTGACGATGTTAGGCAGCTGAGAAAGCCATAACAGCAGGGGAACCTGATGGAAGTACCATGAGTAGAACTGGTAATGCAAGCTCCGAGAGCAGAGAATGCCGATGGTATTTGAGGTAAAAGCACAGCACATCAAGGCGGTCTTTTCAGACTGCACGAGCTTGTGCGATCTGGCTGAGAGGTTCTGCAAGATCCACTTGGGACCGTGAGAGGCTATGCCTGTCCAGCGGAAGAGGCCAAAGAGGGTGAGGAGGACAATATGGAGCGAAAGAAGTCCGCAGGCAAAATGCTGAGACAAGAATGTATCCTCGGGGACGAATCGCCAGTTGACGGTCCAGACGTGGAGAAACGATCTGGAAAAGTCGAATGCTCGTGTGAGGTAGGCATGCGGATCATGCAAAGTGAACGGTGCAGAGAGCAGAGCTTGTacgacaatgacgacgGCTATGTAGGAGATAGCACCTCGGATGCCTGTGTAGACGAatgcagcggcagcaaaGCCAGGGAGGAAGAGAAGTACATTCATCTTGATGCCCAATCCGAAGCTGAAAAGTAGAGCGGAGAGCTT
Protein-coding sequences here:
- a CDS encoding uncharacterized protein (related to Alpha-1,3-mannosyltransferase), which codes for MSSVSSMAWLRRVCLDDYGYNFALPALTIVSAVLSEAVIRRVSFTEIDFQTYLGQAALYLDGERDYSNLDPPGGSGPCVYPAAHIYLYSFFHWLTHAGGNILPAQHVFAATLTANNLLVAMLYRQAGMPPLAVLPLILSKRIYSIFLLRMFNDPIAVLFVYLALFAATNSRWKLSALLFSFGLGIKMNVLLFLPGFAAAAFVYTGIRGAISYIAVVIVVQALLSAPFTLHDPHAYLTRAFDFSRSFLHVWTVNWRFVPEDTFLSQHFACGLLSLHIVLLTLFGLFRWTGIASHGPKWILQNLSARSHKLVQSEKTALMCCAFTSNTIGILCSRSLHYQFYSWYFHQVPLLLWLSQLPNIVKLILPVVLEWCWNVFPSTDTSSLLLLACHVVLVLGCFTMPGLVTAKRPLSSIAQDDDGAEVEALLLTDDLRLSKPSEPDSKTASTSNDPADVREEALLRLAQARKAKAAKEAKLRDAFRRRIATRRRVLALLGKLLLLLRPILVLASIVLILVLPHPQSPVSKGTYVDENALQPGQARVYWDYFDVTYADMLSEKVSFLKDASSAERADFVFRELQSYGLEVNRQHYKYDSIPLHHGSALSGINVYARSATPRIDGREAIILTASWRSRWQGADDPFPPAENLDETVSIDQRGRINVRGVASILALARYLTTQAHLSKDLIFVISDGHLEGIHAWSSAYFGSKSEGLQVDPVSAGGSQVWNAISIDYPSDSFSSLEVQYEGFDGQLPNMDVVNTIVRIADTVTGGMPLTFGLRSAPLHLKEPVQRLAQKWGIRLRSDVEYELGNYENGVRAALRQVGFGVTGRASGPHGFFQRHHVDAITLYAVPATGPYGFFHMGRLVESFVRSMSNLLERLHHSQFFYLLLNPRRFVPIGTAILVPLLLSISLTISGLALWFAEEKVSKQEREAIFSGLDPSAGDDGDMQPETPTMSWYRNQIVQNHFTAVEGEDAADRKTNEYGVALRESMRPIATTLACVGLTVLAGVGVLLRNDLLFAEMSGGLTKRGKQLGAARVVIMLLPIAGAVLLRSRCGIKRAHRIGSLLIAFAYLQAGMLVAVLSVLNFALAAFLALLTYSALRIASGRPSSSPLTEAVPAHSWVNFIRGLAVMVFSPVFWAALLLQFLRRETLQHEVSALVLHWKLYNAATVPILCVAYLPIVLQAQLGAFLRV